A genomic segment from Truepera sp. encodes:
- a CDS encoding cbb3-type cytochrome c oxidase subunit I has protein sequence MIKYKTQRLSLRFFALMLILLVVQVLLGVLLSVQQADPTLLEGIFNFNIARSEHVNLGVLWILSGFIGTILFVGPLLSKRELAAPWLIKFLFVALSFITVWNSTTIFFAQKGIAGWWLGQPWLQEGLEYLEAGRVADILILVGFVILAYVVLRTFPHMRQWNEIHWGLAIGVTALAAMWVFGMFFIGRIDLQEFFRWFVVHYWVEGVWEVIHISLIGILLVIMFKADIKTVGYAVFWGVTLVWLSGLLGNAHHYFWVGTPEFWQFWGSLFSALEPLPLIFCFWHIYLDSHHDRKPLENAPAFYFILGSAVLELVGAGILGFTMTFALTNVWSHGTWVTPSHAHLAMFGTFGMLGIGAAYYIIPKLRKVESFDQRFGQLSFWLVFIGMLGIAFAFALGGTVQVFVYRTLGLDWFGGDVFPAMTLYKALLPAFGLVFLAGTLLLVFDLFTLGHRVRVPDSHEAMAPYTPPRTGWSQPLTGFETGVWLAVMWIFGFIITAGLLSFNLARVQLGDPTLPYLAAGIGYPGLLLTTVLFVWRFLASLGARAMASNAAMQRTTVPATTD, from the coding sequence ATGATCAAGTACAAGACGCAACGCCTGAGCCTGCGCTTCTTCGCCCTCATGCTCATACTCCTGGTCGTGCAGGTGCTGTTGGGGGTCCTCCTCTCGGTCCAGCAGGCCGATCCGACGCTTCTCGAGGGCATCTTCAACTTCAACATCGCGCGCTCCGAGCACGTGAACCTGGGCGTGCTCTGGATACTCTCCGGCTTCATCGGCACCATCCTCTTCGTTGGACCCCTGCTCTCCAAGCGCGAGCTGGCGGCGCCCTGGCTAATCAAGTTCCTGTTCGTGGCGCTCTCCTTCATAACCGTCTGGAACTCCACCACCATCTTCTTCGCCCAGAAGGGCATCGCCGGCTGGTGGCTCGGCCAACCGTGGCTCCAGGAGGGGCTCGAGTACCTCGAGGCCGGCCGCGTGGCCGACATCCTAATCCTGGTCGGCTTCGTGATCCTGGCGTACGTGGTGCTGCGCACCTTCCCGCACATGAGGCAATGGAACGAGATCCACTGGGGCCTCGCCATCGGCGTCACGGCCCTCGCCGCCATGTGGGTCTTCGGCATGTTCTTCATCGGCCGCATAGACCTGCAAGAGTTCTTCCGCTGGTTCGTCGTCCACTACTGGGTCGAGGGCGTGTGGGAGGTCATCCACATCAGCCTCATCGGCATCCTGCTCGTGATCATGTTCAAGGCGGACATCAAGACCGTGGGGTACGCCGTGTTCTGGGGTGTGACGCTCGTGTGGCTGAGCGGCCTCCTGGGCAACGCCCACCACTACTTCTGGGTGGGGACCCCCGAGTTCTGGCAGTTCTGGGGCTCGCTCTTCAGTGCCCTCGAGCCGCTGCCGCTCATCTTCTGCTTCTGGCACATCTACCTCGACTCGCACCACGACAGGAAGCCGCTCGAGAACGCGCCGGCTTTCTACTTCATCCTCGGCTCCGCGGTGCTCGAGCTCGTGGGGGCCGGCATCCTCGGCTTCACCATGACGTTCGCGCTCACGAACGTCTGGTCTCACGGCACCTGGGTGACGCCGAGCCACGCTCACCTCGCGATGTTCGGGACGTTCGGCATGCTCGGGATCGGCGCCGCCTACTACATAATCCCGAAGCTTCGCAAGGTCGAGTCCTTCGACCAACGGTTCGGGCAGCTCTCGTTCTGGCTGGTGTTCATCGGCATGCTCGGGATAGCGTTCGCGTTCGCCCTCGGCGGCACGGTGCAGGTCTTCGTGTACCGCACGCTGGGCCTCGACTGGTTCGGGGGCGACGTCTTCCCGGCCATGACCCTCTACAAAGCCCTGCTGCCGGCGTTCGGCCTGGTCTTCCTCGCCGGCACGCTGCTCCTCGTGTTCGACCTGTTCACGTTGGGCCACCGCGTGCGCGTGCCCGACTCTCATGAGGCCATGGCGCCCTACACGCCGCCAAGGACCGGCTGGAGCCAGCCCCTCACCGGCTTCGAGACCGGCGTCTGGCTGGCCGTCATGTGGATCTTCGGGTTCATAATCACGGCCGGGCTGTTGAGCTTCAACCTGGCCCGAGTCCAGCTGGGCGACCCGACCCTCCCATACCTGGCGGCCGGCATTGGTTATCCGGGACTCCTCCTCACCACCGTGCTTTTCGTCTGGCGCTTCCTGGCGTCACTGGGGGCGCGGGCCATGGCGTCCAACGCGGCAATGCAACGGACCACCGTGCCTGCCACCACCGATTGA
- a CDS encoding ABC-F family ATP-binding cassette domain-containing protein translates to MSLQFHAVAKRYGGTTIFSDVCFTVGAGQKVALIGPNGGGKSTLLRLAAGLEPPDAGGVTATGRVALLEQVTGSEGRDALAAVTPPLLRRAAAELAAAQLALVDPTPDNLLRHAEAEEHYRVSGGYEFETRAETVLNGLGLKGARVVDGLSGGQARRLHLARQLLTPAEIYLLDEPTNHLDPQGLEWLAGWVRSSPATMLIVSHDRAFLDTTVSAVAELERGAVHVWPGNYSEAMRVKEAERDNQLRLHQTQVRAKRKLELEAARVASRSRSADKFDHRRAGNQALILAKAKAENVSRTLARRAKAMEARVEKFEVAGKPFEDRRTFEIPLPDVPYGPTDVLQLQEVEVRREGRTLVTGLNLTLRRGEKLALLGPNGSGKTSLLEVALGSLRPTAGSVTLNAEPFVVTQHGTELDEYDTLETALRAAQPELRRQDLYYLLARMGLPNDPQARVATLSGGERTRLALARLTVTRAPLLVLDEPTNHLDIRMVEALEELLVDYPGAVLLASHDRRLVAAVASRTLTLDGEGGDGVTR, encoded by the coding sequence GTGAGCTTGCAGTTTCACGCCGTGGCCAAGCGCTACGGCGGCACCACCATCTTTTCCGATGTTTGCTTCACCGTCGGGGCCGGCCAGAAGGTCGCGCTCATCGGACCCAACGGGGGCGGCAAGAGCACGCTGCTCCGGCTCGCTGCCGGCCTCGAGCCGCCCGACGCGGGCGGCGTCACCGCCACGGGACGCGTGGCGCTCCTCGAACAGGTAACCGGGTCGGAAGGTCGCGACGCGCTGGCTGCCGTCACGCCGCCCCTACTGCGGAGGGCGGCGGCCGAACTCGCCGCAGCGCAGCTGGCCCTCGTGGACCCCACGCCCGACAACCTCCTCCGCCACGCCGAGGCCGAGGAGCACTACCGCGTTTCGGGAGGCTACGAGTTCGAGACCCGCGCCGAGACGGTCCTGAACGGCCTCGGACTGAAGGGCGCGAGGGTGGTGGACGGCCTCTCGGGCGGTCAGGCGCGGAGGCTCCACCTCGCCCGGCAACTGTTGACCCCCGCCGAGATCTACCTCCTGGACGAGCCCACCAACCACTTGGACCCCCAGGGGCTCGAGTGGCTGGCGGGTTGGGTGCGCTCGAGCCCCGCCACCATGCTCATCGTCTCGCACGACCGGGCGTTCCTCGATACCACCGTGAGCGCCGTCGCCGAGCTGGAGCGCGGCGCGGTTCACGTGTGGCCCGGGAACTACTCGGAAGCCATGCGGGTGAAGGAGGCCGAGCGCGACAATCAGCTGCGGCTGCACCAGACGCAGGTCCGGGCCAAGCGGAAACTGGAGCTGGAGGCCGCCCGCGTCGCGTCGCGCAGCCGCAGTGCCGACAAGTTCGACCACCGGCGCGCCGGCAACCAGGCGCTCATCCTCGCCAAGGCCAAGGCCGAGAACGTGTCGCGGACCCTCGCGCGCAGGGCGAAGGCCATGGAAGCCCGGGTAGAGAAGTTCGAGGTGGCCGGCAAACCGTTCGAGGACCGGCGCACCTTCGAGATCCCGCTGCCGGACGTGCCCTACGGCCCCACCGACGTGCTGCAGTTGCAAGAAGTGGAGGTGAGGCGGGAGGGCCGCACGCTCGTGACCGGCCTGAACCTCACGCTCCGAAGGGGCGAGAAGCTGGCGCTGCTGGGCCCCAACGGCAGCGGCAAGACGAGCTTGTTGGAGGTGGCGTTGGGAAGCCTGCGACCCACTGCCGGCAGCGTGACCCTGAACGCCGAACCGTTCGTCGTCACTCAGCACGGCACCGAGCTGGACGAGTACGACACGCTAGAGACCGCCCTGCGCGCCGCCCAACCCGAGCTCAGACGGCAGGACCTCTACTACCTTCTTGCGCGCATGGGGCTGCCGAACGACCCGCAGGCGCGAGTTGCCACCCTCTCCGGCGGGGAACGCACGCGCCTGGCGCTGGCGCGCCTCACCGTCACCCGCGCGCCGCTCCTCGTCCTCGACGAGCCCACCAACCACCTGGACATCCGGATGGTCGAGGCCCTCGAGGAGCTCTTGGTCGACTATCCGGGGGCGGTGCTGCTCGCCTCGCACGATCGGCGGTTGGTTGCGGCGGTCGCGAGCAGGACGCTGACTCTCGACGGCGAGGGGGGTGATGGCGTCACCCGCTAG
- a CDS encoding nitrous oxide reductase accessory protein NosL gives MTSRRGRLSRREFLRRVGAGAAVALLPRALVGAAPRETNYGVDVCPYCNMTIVDLRFTAQVVTPTGLVLNYDAIECLADHLAGHGPVPPLVEEVYVADRQASTREAAVLLPAAEAVLLHHPRLRTPMGGGLAAFTSKEAAEAFATAQRYTGAELLGWAEVLERAAMTPWVPDY, from the coding sequence TTGACCAGTAGGCGCGGGCGGCTGAGCCGCCGTGAGTTCTTGCGCCGAGTGGGCGCCGGCGCCGCGGTCGCGCTCCTTCCCAGGGCGCTCGTGGGCGCGGCGCCGCGCGAGACCAACTACGGCGTGGACGTGTGCCCCTACTGCAACATGACGATCGTCGACCTGCGCTTCACCGCGCAGGTCGTCACCCCCACGGGACTGGTCCTCAACTACGACGCCATCGAGTGCCTTGCCGACCACCTCGCCGGGCACGGGCCCGTTCCCCCGCTGGTGGAGGAGGTGTACGTGGCCGACCGACAGGCGTCGACCCGCGAGGCCGCGGTGCTCCTGCCCGCCGCCGAGGCCGTCCTGTTGCACCACCCGCGCCTGCGCACCCCGATGGGCGGCGGGCTGGCGGCCTTCACCTCCAAGGAGGCGGCGGAGGCGTTCGCTACGGCTCAGCGCTACACCGGCGCCGAGCTTCTCGGCTGGGCCGAAGTGCTCGAGAGGGCGGCGATGACGCCTTGGGTTCCGGACTACTGA
- a CDS encoding nitrous oxide reductase accessory protein NosL: MSTDRRNFIKRLAAVALAAPLALDLARAQMGGGQGMQHGQGMQHGPGEMPGNMGTAGGVGPDLLPPAEIPWEAGVCAFCGMTLATPPGAPVGAGFRERTYGQIRLAEGNELLGQGALHYESLGCLFNHAYSLDLADGHGTTYYVASFEDAPVGAADLLPGRSAAFLWGENLRVSMAARLGAFENHSAAAAYVAAHPELGRVHVHDEVVLMDLAPLPIGNLVPLLVRHLDQ, translated from the coding sequence TTGTCTACCGATCGTCGGAACTTCATCAAGCGGCTTGCCGCGGTCGCACTGGCAGCGCCGCTGGCCCTCGACCTCGCCCGCGCCCAGATGGGTGGCGGCCAGGGCATGCAGCACGGGCAGGGCATGCAGCACGGGCCGGGTGAGATGCCTGGAAACATGGGTACGGCGGGTGGCGTCGGCCCGGACCTGCTCCCGCCCGCCGAGATCCCGTGGGAGGCCGGCGTCTGCGCCTTCTGCGGCATGACTCTAGCAACACCCCCTGGGGCTCCCGTTGGCGCCGGCTTCCGCGAGCGCACCTACGGTCAGATCCGCCTGGCCGAAGGCAACGAGTTGCTGGGGCAAGGCGCGCTGCACTACGAGTCGCTCGGCTGCCTCTTCAACCACGCCTACTCGCTCGACCTGGCCGACGGGCACGGCACGACCTACTACGTGGCCTCGTTCGAGGATGCGCCGGTGGGCGCCGCCGACCTGCTGCCCGGCCGTTCGGCCGCCTTTCTTTGGGGCGAGAACCTGCGGGTCTCGATGGCCGCGCGCCTTGGCGCCTTCGAAAACCACTCCGCCGCGGCCGCCTACGTGGCCGCACATCCCGAACTCGGCCGCGTGCACGTGCACGACGAAGTGGTACTCATGGACCTCGCCCCCTTGCCCATCGGCAACCTCGTGCCGCTGCTGGTGAGGCACCTTGACCAGTAG
- a CDS encoding ATP-binding cassette domain-containing protein translates to MSTVTAPQPPALSLRGAGYGDRLHPTDLELGSGALALIGANGAGKSTLLNLLTGGLKAPRGTVKVFGHGPRSAEASRLRAYVPQRIQFPPHLHVSEILAAAVQAKRCPTTLAHDAVARMGLGGVLTHRVGTLSGGMTQRLALAAALMDEPPLWLLDEPASAIDEDGLSRLAEWAREHGAAGGTLVVSAHRPEEVEALAGEALLLSAGRVIGRLKVADLFEYEVMRDGQPAGPLPAGWRVRRMAGSKVGELLAAKDEP, encoded by the coding sequence ATGAGCACAGTTACCGCACCGCAACCACCGGCGCTGAGCTTGCGCGGTGCCGGCTACGGCGACCGGCTCCACCCGACCGATCTCGAGCTGGGTAGCGGCGCGCTCGCCCTGATAGGCGCCAACGGCGCCGGCAAGTCCACGCTCCTCAACCTGCTCACGGGTGGGCTGAAGGCCCCCCGCGGCACCGTGAAGGTCTTCGGGCACGGCCCTCGCAGCGCGGAGGCCTCGCGCCTGCGCGCGTACGTGCCGCAGCGCATCCAGTTCCCGCCCCACCTTCACGTGAGCGAGATACTTGCCGCAGCCGTTCAGGCCAAGCGTTGTCCCACTACGCTGGCGCACGACGCGGTGGCGCGCATGGGCTTGGGCGGCGTGTTGACGCACCGCGTGGGCACGCTGTCCGGCGGCATGACCCAGAGGCTCGCGCTAGCCGCGGCGCTGATGGACGAGCCGCCCCTCTGGCTGCTCGACGAACCGGCCTCCGCTATAGACGAGGACGGCCTTTCCAGGCTGGCGGAGTGGGCACGCGAGCACGGGGCGGCGGGCGGGACGTTGGTAGTCAGCGCCCACCGGCCGGAGGAGGTCGAGGCACTAGCAGGCGAGGCGCTCCTCCTCAGCGCGGGCAGGGTCATCGGCCGCCTGAAAGTTGCCGACCTCTTCGAGTACGAGGTGATGCGAGACGGGCAGCCGGCGGGGCCGCTCCCTGCAGGCTGGCGGGTGAGGCGAATGGCCGGTTCGAAGGTCGGCGAACTCCTCGCCGCCAAGGACGAGCCGTGA
- a CDS encoding right-handed parallel beta-helix repeat-containing protein — protein sequence MAAWRWRGPEPTADAYSAGRRRGRWASPRAVALFTLLSLSQSTVAASPQVHLSPADPWPALEPGSVVTLAPGVYQGPWVVDAENVRIEGAGAVVLGVGEGSTVVLAAPGISVLGLTVAGAGDEHDLYAPDAAFWLVQCEGCSLVGVSAKDAPTGVRIDDSRDVSVVGAELSGGPSAPGLTVFGSPGLRLEGSQVHGFLDGIYLESADDATVSTSEFVGAARYAMHTMYSLRTTLDSNVVRGGTVGSAAMYGRGLRATRNTFEDHVGPLSFGLMALEVKDAVVEGNAFLGNTIGTLVVSAPDIALEGNLYRGSGFGILVQRSAFGGSSAVRINGNTFRGNVNDVAVDDPDASVSLNGNAFEAATRLDLDGDGVADVPHVPSSSFAMLASRQPDLSLYSLSPGVLLWENIEATVPAIRLMSLADPAPRLDLDWHPAGWAQVEDLPATSGAGAPLAAVLAAIGLGAVGYLLGRPRGLPRAPA from the coding sequence ATGGCGGCTTGGCGCTGGCGTGGGCCCGAACCGACGGCGGACGCCTACTCGGCCGGCCGCCGGAGGGGCCGTTGGGCCTCGCCTCGAGCGGTGGCGCTTTTCACGCTGCTCTCCCTCTCACAATCGACGGTGGCCGCGAGCCCGCAAGTTCACCTCTCGCCGGCGGACCCTTGGCCTGCGCTCGAGCCCGGCAGCGTCGTGACCCTCGCGCCTGGCGTCTACCAGGGCCCGTGGGTGGTGGACGCGGAGAACGTGCGCATCGAAGGCGCCGGCGCCGTGGTCCTTGGCGTGGGCGAGGGAAGCACCGTCGTGCTGGCCGCTCCCGGCATCTCCGTGCTGGGGTTGACGGTGGCCGGGGCGGGAGATGAGCACGACCTCTACGCCCCGGACGCGGCCTTCTGGCTGGTCCAATGCGAGGGTTGCAGCCTGGTGGGGGTGAGCGCCAAGGACGCCCCCACCGGCGTGAGGATAGACGACTCACGGGACGTCTCGGTGGTGGGCGCCGAACTCTCGGGCGGTCCGAGCGCCCCGGGGCTGACCGTCTTCGGCAGCCCCGGCCTGCGCCTCGAAGGCTCGCAAGTGCATGGCTTCCTGGACGGCATCTACCTCGAGAGCGCCGACGACGCCACGGTTTCCACCAGCGAGTTCGTCGGCGCCGCCCGTTACGCCATGCACACGATGTACAGCCTGCGCACGACCCTCGACTCGAACGTCGTGCGAGGAGGCACGGTGGGTTCCGCCGCCATGTATGGGCGGGGTCTCCGCGCTACGCGCAACACCTTCGAGGATCACGTCGGACCGCTCTCGTTCGGCCTCATGGCGCTGGAGGTCAAGGACGCCGTGGTCGAGGGCAACGCGTTCCTCGGGAACACCATCGGCACGCTCGTCGTGTCGGCGCCCGACATAGCGCTCGAGGGCAACCTGTACCGCGGCAGCGGCTTCGGCATCCTCGTGCAGCGCAGCGCCTTCGGTGGTTCGAGCGCGGTGCGCATCAACGGGAACACGTTCAGGGGCAACGTCAACGACGTGGCCGTGGACGACCCCGACGCCAGCGTGAGCCTCAACGGGAACGCCTTCGAGGCCGCCACGCGCCTGGACTTAGACGGCGACGGCGTGGCCGACGTGCCCCACGTCCCGAGTTCCTCCTTCGCCATGCTGGCGTCCAGACAACCCGACCTCTCGCTCTACTCGCTGAGCCCCGGGGTCTTGTTGTGGGAGAACATCGAGGCGACGGTGCCGGCGATCCGCCTCATGAGCCTGGCCGACCCGGCACCGCGCCTCGACCTTGACTGGCACCCCGCCGGGTGGGCGCAGGTCGAGGACCTCCCTGCCACTTCGGGCGCGGGCGCGCCCCTGGCCGCGGTTCTGGCCGCCATCGGCTTGGGCGCCGTCGGGTACCTGCTCGGCAGACCTCGCGGCCTGCCGCGGGCCCCGGCATGA
- a CDS encoding DUF4282 domain-containing protein: MNNRSFFARLFDMSFSEFVTPSIIQIIYTISIFAAGLAAIGVLIGLSQVGGASAFLGLIMAVVGFFIYVIIARVTLEAVVALFRIAENTRVMADKARQSGDQG; the protein is encoded by the coding sequence ATGAACAACCGCAGCTTCTTCGCTCGACTCTTCGACATGTCGTTCTCCGAGTTCGTGACCCCGAGCATCATCCAGATCATCTACACGATCAGCATCTTCGCGGCCGGCCTCGCTGCCATCGGCGTCCTGATCGGGTTGTCCCAGGTCGGCGGCGCCAGCGCGTTCCTCGGCCTCATCATGGCGGTCGTCGGATTCTTCATCTACGTGATCATCGCGCGCGTGACGCTCGAAGCCGTGGTTGCGCTCTTCCGCATCGCCGAGAACACCCGCGTGATGGCCGACAAGGCCAGGCAGTCCGGCGATCAGGGCTAA
- a CDS encoding DCC1-like thiol-disulfide oxidoreductase family protein — protein MLRYLRGPWPALTLLLKIPKRFRDTLYDFVARRRYSWFGRAEACGLPNAEDADRFLA, from the coding sequence GTGCTCAGGTACTTGCGCGGCCCGTGGCCGGCGCTAACGCTTCTCCTCAAGATCCCGAAGCGCTTCCGCGACACGCTCTACGATTTCGTCGCCAGGCGCCGTTACAGTTGGTTCGGCCGCGCCGAAGCGTGCGGCCTCCCGAACGCGGAAGACGCCGACAGGTTCCTGGCTTAG
- a CDS encoding DCC1-like thiol-disulfide oxidoreductase family protein, with amino-acid sequence MAFVRVGGGDESPEPAKPVLLFDGVCNLCNSAVRFVVARDPAGKVRFASLQSDAGKALLRRYTSQLDPNVRIGVDDSPPTVLFVEGGRIYDRSTAALTRIMHEA; translated from the coding sequence ATGGCGTTCGTGCGCGTCGGCGGGGGTGATGAGAGCCCCGAACCGGCGAAACCAGTGCTCCTCTTCGACGGCGTGTGCAACCTCTGTAACTCCGCCGTGCGGTTCGTCGTGGCGCGTGACCCCGCAGGCAAGGTGCGCTTCGCGTCGCTCCAATCGGATGCTGGGAAGGCGCTGCTTCGGCGCTACACGTCGCAGTTGGACCCGAACGTGCGCATAGGGGTGGACGACTCTCCTCCGACCGTTCTATTCGTCGAAGGCGGGCGCATCTACGACCGCTCGACGGCCGCGCTAACCCGGATTATGCATGAGGCATGA
- a CDS encoding ribbon-helix-helix protein, CopG family: protein MAVKMTFSLDEETADRLERVADTLRKPKSMVVREAIRDYSERVGRLTDDERERQLEAFDRLVPEIPERPASEVDRELSALRQARRHGGRSPSGVDQ from the coding sequence ATGGCAGTGAAGATGACGTTCAGCCTCGACGAGGAAACGGCTGACCGCCTCGAGAGGGTCGCGGACACGCTACGGAAGCCCAAGAGCATGGTCGTGCGCGAGGCGATACGCGACTACTCCGAGCGCGTCGGGCGCCTTACCGATGACGAGCGGGAGCGGCAACTCGAAGCCTTCGATCGACTGGTCCCCGAGATTCCGGAGCGCCCGGCAAGCGAGGTGGACCGTGAGCTATCGGCGCTGCGGCAAGCGCGCAGGCACGGCGGTAGGAGCCCGAGCGGCGTCGACCAGTGA
- a CDS encoding type II toxin-antitoxin system VapC family toxin — protein sequence MILIDTSALIDSLSGPKRSASTLRSFIDRKERIVLPALVLYEWWRGPRLEEELAAQEALLPAKDALSFGPGEARIAAELYRRVARPRGRELDLAIAACAISHEAALWTLNEGDFSDIPDLTLAH from the coding sequence GTGATACTGATCGATACCTCGGCGCTGATCGACAGCCTGAGCGGCCCCAAACGCTCAGCGTCGACGCTACGGTCCTTCATCGACAGAAAAGAGCGCATCGTCCTGCCGGCACTGGTCCTTTACGAGTGGTGGCGCGGGCCGCGCCTGGAGGAGGAACTAGCCGCCCAAGAAGCACTATTGCCGGCTAAGGACGCCCTCTCGTTCGGACCGGGGGAAGCGCGGATCGCTGCGGAACTGTACCGGCGTGTCGCTAGACCACGCGGTCGCGAGTTGGATCTCGCCATCGCCGCTTGCGCCATCTCGCATGAAGCGGCGCTGTGGACGCTGAACGAGGGGGACTTCAGCGACATCCCGGACCTGACGCTGGCTCACTAG